A genomic window from Dechloromonas sp. A34 includes:
- a CDS encoding histidine phosphatase family protein, with the protein MILHLIRHPPPVVEPGTCYGRLDVAAENVRAVADRLRGELPPGLPVWSSPLRRCRMLAELLHPAPQIDDLLVEMDFGSWEGLRWDDVPRAELDAWAADVAAYAPPGGESPLMLQRRALAFVAGLAVPEAVIVTHAGVIRTLLAHWRGVPPDEWTQLVFACGSRTTVEVPR; encoded by the coding sequence ATGATCCTTCATCTGATCCGCCATCCACCGCCAGTGGTCGAGCCGGGGACCTGTTACGGTCGGCTTGACGTTGCTGCGGAAAATGTTCGGGCGGTGGCCGATCGACTGCGTGGCGAACTGCCGCCCGGCTTGCCGGTGTGGAGCAGCCCGCTGCGGCGTTGCCGCATGCTGGCCGAACTGCTGCACCCGGCGCCACAGATTGATGACTTGCTGGTCGAAATGGACTTCGGTAGTTGGGAAGGCTTGCGCTGGGACGATGTGCCGCGTGCCGAGCTCGATGCCTGGGCGGCCGATGTCGCCGCTTATGCGCCGCCGGGCGGCGAGTCGCCGCTGATGTTGCAGCGCCGCGCGCTGGCTTTTGTGGCCGGACTGGCGGTGCCGGAAGCGGTGATCGTCACTCATGCCGGCGTGATCCGCACCTTGCTGGCTCATTGGCGCGGGGTGCCGCCGGACGAATGGACGCAACTGGTTTTTGCCTGCGGATCGCGGACGACGGTCGAAGTCCCTCGCTGA
- the cobU gene encoding bifunctional adenosylcobinamide kinase/adenosylcobinamide-phosphate guanylyltransferase, translating into MPAMKELILGGARSGKSLLAEKRAAESGQQVIYLATAEARDGEMAHRIAHHRARRPAEWGCTEETLHLAARLRQLATPETCILVDCLTLWLSNLLFAGQAARQAEAGEAIACPLFDGETTALIELLPQLPGHIILVSNEVGWGIVPMHPVSRLFADEQGRLNQRVAAVCEQVTLVAAGLPLSLKSPCKD; encoded by the coding sequence ATGCCTGCCATGAAAGAACTGATCCTTGGCGGTGCGCGTTCGGGCAAGAGCCTGCTGGCCGAAAAACGGGCCGCGGAGTCCGGCCAGCAGGTCATTTACCTGGCCACCGCCGAAGCTCGCGACGGCGAGATGGCCCACCGCATCGCCCATCACCGCGCCCGCCGCCCGGCCGAATGGGGCTGCACCGAGGAAACGCTGCATCTAGCGGCCAGACTGCGCCAACTCGCGACACCGGAGACCTGCATCCTGGTCGATTGCCTGACCCTCTGGCTGTCCAACCTGTTATTTGCCGGCCAGGCGGCCCGCCAGGCCGAGGCCGGCGAAGCGATCGCCTGCCCGCTGTTCGACGGCGAGACGACGGCCCTGATCGAGTTGTTGCCGCAACTGCCCGGCCACATCATCCTGGTCTCCAATGAAGTCGGCTGGGGCATCGTACCCATGCATCCGGTATCGCGGCTGTTTGCCGACGAGCAGGGACGGCTCAACCAGCGCGTTGCCGCGGTGTGCGAGCAGGTGACGCTGGTTGCCGCCGGCCTGCCGCTGAGCCTCAAATCGCCTTGCAAAGACTGA
- a CDS encoding Pvc16 family protein has translation MPLFTRLTTLCQTLATHTTVPIRIGRPDDTPGLFVWPWRLEEDARVRNSPLPRLPGDDTKMHTPAPVIHFLVLSTTNLDDETISGLEAARLALLETPVFEAGAGRVVVAPAPLSANDLTDLFTAADIPLRLCLAYTLRSSA, from the coding sequence ATGCCCCTTTTCACCCGCCTGACCACCTTGTGCCAGACGCTTGCAACGCACACCACAGTACCCATCCGGATCGGCCGCCCGGACGACACCCCCGGTCTCTTCGTCTGGCCATGGCGCCTGGAAGAGGATGCCCGGGTCCGCAACTCACCGCTCCCCCGCCTGCCGGGAGACGACACCAAGATGCACACCCCGGCCCCGGTCATTCATTTTCTGGTGCTGTCGACCACGAATCTCGACGATGAAACGATTTCCGGACTCGAAGCGGCACGCCTGGCCTTGCTCGAAACCCCGGTTTTCGAGGCGGGGGCCGGCCGCGTCGTGGTCGCGCCCGCCCCGCTGAGCGCCAATGACCTGACCGACCTGTTTACGGCCGCCGACATCCCGCTGCGTCTTTGTTTGGCTTATACCTTGCGTTCTTCGGCCTGA
- the cobT gene encoding nicotinate-nucleotide--dimethylbenzimidazole phosphoribosyltransferase, which yields MHSKFKIVAPDQGLAAALQHKIDQKTKPLGALGQLEGVAKRLGLIQQRLDPQLSQPQMLVFAGDHGAAKAGVSAFPQDVTWQMVENFLAGGAAINVFARQNGMELAVIDAGVAHDFGKRDGLIDAKVARGTANYLEQPAMSSEQCAVAMSRGAEIIRWLAAKGVNVVGFGEMGIGNTAAASLITHCLTGTPLADCIGRGTGLDDAGLVRKQGLLEKALARYRAAGGKDEPMAVLAEFGGFEIAMMAGAMLAAAEARMVLLIDGFIVGSAALTAARLVPALAEYCIFCHRSAEPGHAAQLAALGADPLLDLGLRLGEGTGAALAYPLVKAAANFLKEMASFESAGVAEKS from the coding sequence ATGCATTCAAAATTCAAGATCGTCGCCCCGGACCAGGGGTTGGCCGCTGCGCTGCAGCACAAGATCGACCAGAAAACCAAGCCGCTCGGCGCCCTCGGGCAGCTGGAGGGGGTTGCCAAACGGCTGGGCCTGATCCAGCAGCGTCTCGACCCGCAGTTGAGCCAGCCGCAGATGCTGGTCTTCGCCGGCGATCACGGCGCGGCCAAGGCCGGCGTCTCTGCTTTTCCGCAGGATGTGACCTGGCAGATGGTCGAGAACTTCCTGGCCGGCGGCGCCGCGATCAATGTCTTTGCCCGCCAGAACGGCATGGAACTGGCCGTGATCGACGCCGGCGTGGCGCATGATTTCGGCAAGCGCGATGGGCTGATCGACGCCAAGGTCGCCCGGGGTACCGCCAATTACCTCGAACAGCCGGCAATGAGCAGCGAGCAGTGCGCCGTCGCCATGAGTCGCGGCGCCGAAATCATCCGCTGGCTGGCCGCCAAGGGGGTCAATGTCGTCGGCTTCGGCGAAATGGGCATCGGCAACACCGCCGCCGCTTCGCTGATCACCCATTGCCTGACCGGCACGCCGCTTGCCGACTGCATTGGGCGCGGCACCGGGCTCGACGACGCCGGCTTGGTCCGCAAGCAGGGATTGCTGGAAAAGGCCCTCGCCCGCTATCGCGCGGCCGGTGGCAAGGATGAACCAATGGCCGTGCTCGCCGAATTCGGCGGTTTCGAGATCGCGATGATGGCCGGGGCCATGCTGGCCGCGGCCGAAGCCCGGATGGTCCTGCTGATCGACGGCTTCATCGTCGGCTCGGCGGCCTTGACCGCCGCCCGGCTGGTGCCGGCGCTGGCTGAGTATTGCATCTTCTGCCACCGCTCGGCCGAGCCCGGCCACGCGGCGCAATTGGCGGCACTCGGCGCCGACCCATTGCTCGACCTTGGCCTGCGGCTGGGCGAAGGCACCGGCGCAGCGCTGGCTTATCCGCTGGTCAAGGCGGCAGCCAATTTCCTCAAGGAAATGGCCAGCTTCGAATCGGCCGGAGTCGCCGAAAAAAGCTGA
- a CDS encoding adenosylcobinamide-GDP ribazoletransferase produces the protein MLRRELEYFFGAVRFFTRLPVPAWVGHSAEALNRSARYFPAVGLLIGGIGVVVYLGAALLWSQPVAVLLSMAATLYATGAFHEDGLSDTADGLGGGWEKLRILEIMKDSRVGSYGVVAMVLALLGKFTLLAALDGALVPWVLLAGHALSRFCATMLLATMDYVREDLLAKAKPLATRLSAGQMLFALAFVVAALALLPLEKAVAGCLLAALSTLWLAAKFRRWLGGYTGDCLGATQQLSEIAFYLGVLANWPH, from the coding sequence ATGTTGCGCCGCGAGCTCGAATATTTCTTCGGTGCCGTCCGCTTCTTCACGCGGCTGCCGGTGCCGGCCTGGGTCGGGCATTCGGCCGAGGCGCTGAACCGCTCGGCGCGCTATTTCCCGGCCGTCGGCCTGCTGATCGGCGGCATCGGGGTGGTGGTCTATCTCGGCGCCGCGCTGCTCTGGTCGCAGCCGGTCGCCGTGCTGCTGTCGATGGCGGCGACTCTTTATGCGACCGGCGCCTTCCACGAGGATGGCTTGTCGGATACCGCCGATGGCCTGGGCGGCGGCTGGGAAAAGCTGCGCATCCTGGAGATCATGAAAGACTCGCGGGTCGGCAGCTATGGCGTGGTCGCCATGGTGCTGGCCCTGCTCGGCAAATTCACGCTGCTCGCCGCCCTCGACGGCGCCCTGGTGCCGTGGGTGCTGCTTGCCGGTCATGCCCTGTCGCGCTTCTGCGCGACGATGCTGCTGGCGACCATGGACTACGTGCGGGAAGACCTGCTGGCCAAGGCCAAGCCGTTGGCCACCAGGCTGTCGGCTGGCCAGATGCTGTTCGCGCTGGCCTTCGTCGTAGCGGCGCTGGCCCTGTTGCCGCTGGAAAAGGCCGTCGCCGGCTGTCTGCTCGCCGCCCTGTCCACGCTCTGGCTGGCCGCCAAGTTCCGGCGCTGGCTGGGGGGTTATACCGGCGATTGCCTGGGCGCGACGCAGCAGCTCAGCGAGATTGCCTTCTATCTCGGCGTACTGGCAAACTGGCCGCATTGA
- a CDS encoding DUF938 domain-containing protein, with amino-acid sequence MEKPNAPSCERNREPILEVLKAHFADRREVLEIGSGTGQHAIFFAAALPHLNWQTSDRCENLPGIAAWLDDAALSNTPPPLEFDVVEAGPGRRFDAIFSANTLHIMPWAAVESFFAGLPDLLAEGAKVVIYGPFNYGGRFTSDSNASFDRWLKEQAAHQGIRDFERVNEMAERAGLRLVEDRAMPSNNRCLVWQVPSNRR; translated from the coding sequence GTGGAAAAGCCGAACGCCCCATCCTGCGAGCGGAACCGCGAACCCATCCTGGAAGTCCTGAAAGCGCATTTTGCCGATCGCCGGGAGGTGCTGGAGATCGGCAGCGGTACCGGCCAGCACGCGATATTTTTTGCGGCGGCCCTGCCGCACCTGAACTGGCAGACCTCGGACCGCTGCGAGAATCTGCCGGGAATCGCCGCCTGGCTGGACGACGCCGCGCTGTCCAACACGCCGCCGCCACTCGAATTCGATGTTGTCGAAGCCGGGCCGGGACGGCGCTTCGACGCGATTTTCAGCGCCAATACGCTGCACATCATGCCCTGGGCGGCCGTCGAAAGCTTCTTTGCCGGCCTGCCGGACTTGCTGGCCGAAGGCGCAAAGGTCGTCATCTATGGCCCGTTCAATTACGGCGGCCGATTCACCAGCGACAGCAACGCCAGCTTTGACCGCTGGCTCAAGGAGCAGGCAGCGCATCAGGGGATCCGGGATTTTGAAAGGGTCAATGAAATGGCCGAACGGGCGGGCCTGCGCCTGGTCGAAGATCGAGCCATGCCGTCCAATAACCGGTGCCTGGTCTGGCAGGTACCGTCGAATCGGCGCTGA
- a CDS encoding cobyric acid synthase: MSCSTLMVQGTTSDAGKTTLVAALCRILKRRGVRVAPFKPQNMALNSAVTSDGGEIGRAQALQALACGLEPHTDFNPVLLKPTTDKKAQVIIHGKVATDLDAKAYHAYKPRAMGAVLESWGRLTAAYDCVLVEGAGSPAEINLRDRDIANMGFAEAVDCPVILVADIDRGGVFAHLVGTLDLLSPSEQNRVKGFVINRFRGDIGLLEPGLTWLEERTGKPVLGVLPYLHGLMLDAEDAIATAALAKGEARLKVVAPAYPRVSNHNDLDPLRLHPEVDFRWIGPGEAPPAADLIVLPGSKAVRADLDWLREKGWADAIRKHLRYGGKVVGLCGGYQMLGAMIHDPQGLEGQPGSTPGLGVLDVETTLEAEKQLRNVSGHLALPGRPAMTGYEIHLGVTRGAGLAQSAVQFADGHRDGAISADGQVFATYCHGVFDHPAALTALLAWAGMTESAPVDFAARREADLERLADSVEAALDWDKLAGYLPRGQAEERKV; encoded by the coding sequence ATGTCCTGTTCTACCCTGATGGTCCAAGGCACTACCTCCGATGCCGGAAAAACGACCCTGGTCGCCGCGCTATGCCGCATTCTGAAGCGGCGCGGTGTGCGCGTCGCGCCGTTCAAGCCGCAGAACATGGCGCTCAATTCGGCGGTGACCAGCGATGGCGGCGAAATCGGCCGGGCGCAGGCGCTGCAGGCGCTGGCCTGCGGCCTCGAGCCGCATACCGATTTCAACCCGGTGCTGTTGAAGCCGACGACGGACAAGAAGGCGCAGGTCATCATCCACGGCAAGGTGGCGACCGATCTCGACGCCAAGGCCTACCACGCCTACAAGCCACGGGCGATGGGGGCCGTGCTTGAGTCCTGGGGGCGGCTGACCGCTGCCTACGATTGCGTGCTGGTCGAAGGTGCCGGCTCGCCGGCCGAAATCAACCTGCGCGACCGCGACATCGCCAATATGGGCTTTGCCGAAGCTGTGGACTGCCCGGTGATCCTCGTTGCCGACATCGACCGCGGCGGCGTCTTCGCCCATCTGGTCGGCACCCTGGACCTGCTCTCCCCCTCGGAGCAGAACCGGGTCAAGGGCTTCGTGATCAACCGTTTTCGCGGCGACATCGGCCTGCTCGAACCCGGCCTGACATGGCTCGAAGAACGGACCGGCAAGCCGGTGCTCGGCGTGCTGCCCTACCTGCATGGCCTGATGCTCGATGCCGAGGATGCCATCGCCACCGCCGCGCTGGCCAAGGGCGAGGCTAGGCTGAAGGTGGTGGCGCCGGCCTATCCGCGCGTTTCCAACCACAACGACCTCGACCCGCTGCGCCTGCATCCGGAAGTCGATTTCCGCTGGATCGGTCCGGGTGAGGCGCCGCCGGCGGCTGACCTGATCGTGCTGCCGGGGTCGAAGGCGGTCCGTGCCGACCTCGACTGGCTGCGCGAGAAGGGCTGGGCCGACGCCATCCGGAAGCATCTGCGCTACGGCGGCAAGGTGGTCGGCCTGTGCGGCGGCTACCAGATGCTGGGTGCGATGATCCACGACCCACAGGGACTGGAAGGCCAGCCCGGCAGCACGCCGGGCCTGGGGGTGCTCGATGTCGAAACGACGCTCGAAGCCGAAAAGCAGCTACGGAATGTGAGCGGTCACTTGGCGCTGCCGGGCCGGCCGGCGATGACCGGTTACGAAATCCATCTCGGCGTGACGCGTGGCGCGGGCCTGGCGCAGAGCGCCGTGCAGTTCGCGGATGGCCATCGCGATGGCGCCATTTCGGCCGACGGTCAGGTCTTTGCAACCTACTGCCACGGCGTTTTTGACCATCCGGCGGCGTTGACTGCATTGCTCGCCTGGGCCGGCATGACGGAGAGCGCGCCGGTCGATTTCGCCGCCCGCCGCGAAGCCGATCTCGAGCGCCTGGCTGATTCGGTCGAGGCGGCGCTCGACTGGGACAAGCTGGCCGGCTATCTGCCCAGGGGTCAGGCCGAAGAACGCAAGGTATAA